One genomic segment of Salvelinus namaycush isolate Seneca unplaced genomic scaffold, SaNama_1.0 Scaffold10, whole genome shotgun sequence includes these proteins:
- the LOC120035234 gene encoding hsp90 co-chaperone Cdc37-like, translating to MTSRTIDYSVWDHIEVSDDEDETHPNIDTPSLFRWRHQARVEKQVAFEEKGEELERNMAECKRRLEEVQYRVKELEEEGKKEGEEERKTALSKAQAEEKKYRKDQRLWEKKMEEHRREEKKMPWNVDTLSKEGFSKSMLNIKPEATEETEEQKEEKHQTFVEKHKKEIKHFGMLRRWEDSQKYLSDHPYLVCEETANFLVIMCIDLEVEEKHGLMDQVAHQTIVMQFILELAKSLKIDPRGCFREFFQKIKTADQPYQEAFTDELESFKERVRGRAKIRIQKAMEEYEEEERQNRLGPGGLDPVEVYDTLPEEMKKCFDDKDISMLQEAISKMDPMEAKGHMKRCIDSGLWVPNANTDNEEDKEEDEEEDKEDEEEPEKEEEAEEEK from the exons ATGACGTCCAGGACTATTGATTACAGTGTGTGGGACCACATCGAAGTATCGGATGACGAGGATGAGACTCACCCCAATATCGACACGCCGAGCCTCTTCCGATGGAGGCATCAG gCGCGTGTGGAGAAACAGGTGGCCTtcgaggagaaaggagaggagctGGAGAGGAACATGGCAGAGTGTAAGAGACGTCTGGAAGAGGTGCAGTACAGAGTGAAGGAGTTAGAagaggaaggaaagaaggagggagaggaggagaggaagacggcGCTGAGCAAGGCCCAGGCCGAGGAGAAGAAATACAGAAAGGATCAACGCTTGtgggagaagaagatggaggaacatcggagagaggagaaaaagatGCCTTGGAACGTTGACACGCTCAGCAAAGAGGGATTCAGCAAG AGTATGTTGAACATCAAGCCGGAAGCGACAGAAGAGACTGAGGAACAGAAGGAGGAGAAACACCAGACTTTTGTGGAGAAACACAAGAAAGAGATCAAACACTTTG ggATGCTTCGGCGTTGGGAGGACAGTCAGAAGTACCTGTCTGACCACCCTTACCTGGTGTGTGAAGAGACGGCTAACTTCCTGGTTATCATGTGTATCGAcctggaggtggaggag aaacaTGGTTTGATGGATCAGGTAGCCCATCAGACCATAGTGATGCAGTTCATCTTAGAGTTGGCTAAGAGCCTGAAGATCGACCCTCGAGGATGCTTCAGAGAGTTCTTCCAGAAgatcaag actgcAGACCAGCCCTATCAGGAAGCCTTTACTGATGAGCTGGAGTCATTTAAAGAGAGGGTTCGAGGCAGGGCTAAGATCAGGATACAAAAG GCTATGGAGGagtatgaggaggaggagagacagaacagactgGGGCCTGGTGGACTGGACCCTGTGGAAGTCTACGACACTCTGccagag GAAATGAAGAAGTGTTTTGATGATAAAGACATCTCAATGCTGCAGGAAGCTATCAGCAAGATGGACCCCATG GAGGCAAAGGGCCACATGAAGAGGTGTATTGACTCAGGACTCTGGGTTCCCAACGCCAATACCGACAACGAAGAGGACAAAGAAGAAGACGAGGAAGAGGACAAAGAAGACGAGGAAGAAccagagaaggaggaagaggcggAGGAGGAGAAATGA